The Scyliorhinus torazame isolate Kashiwa2021f chromosome 22, sScyTor2.1, whole genome shotgun sequence DNA segment cgcctccctgtccctcgcttcacaacaccctcgcctccctgtccctcgcctccctgtccctcgcctccctgtcgctcgcctccctgtccctcgcctccctgtccctcgcctccctgtccctcgcctccctgtccctcgcctccctgtccctcgcctccctgtccctcgcctccctgtccctcgcctcactacaccctcacctccctgtcccccacctccctgtccctcgcctccctgtcccctcgcctccctgtccctcgcctccctgtccctcgcctccctgtccctcgcctcactacaccctcacctccctgtccctcgcctccctgtccctcgcctccctgtccctcgcctccctgtccctcgcctcactacaccctcacctccctgtccctcgcctccctgtccctcgcctccctgtcccacgcttccctgtccctcgcctccctgtcccctcgcctccctgtccctcgcctccctgtccctcgcctcactacaccctcacctccctgtccctcgcctccctgtcccttgcCTCCCTGTCCCACgcttccctgtccctcgcctccctgtccctcacctccctgtccctcgcctccctgaccctcgcctctcagtccctcgcttcactacaccctcacctccctgtccctcacctccctgtccctcgcctccctgtcccctcgcctcactacacccctcaccttcctgtccctcgcctccctgtccctcgcctccctgtccctcgcctccctgtccctcgcctccctgtccctcgcctccctgtcgctcgcctccctgtcccgcctccctgtccctcgcctcactacaccctcacctccctgtccctcgcctctctgtccctcgcctccctgtcccctcgcctccctgtccctcgcctccctgtccctcgcctcactacaccctcacctccctgtccctcgcttccctgtccctcgcctccctgtccctcgcctccctgccctcgcctccctgtccctcgcctccctgtccctcgcctccctgtccctcacctcactACCCCCTCACCTCACTGCACCCtcacctcactacaccctcactaccCTACACCCTCACCCTTCCCAGGAAATTCCGAGTGTTCATTGTAAAACGGGGAACGATGTCCCTGTGAGCTCTCCGGATTCAGctgccctgaggggggggggggtctaatctctggaattccctccctgaacggcccacgtctctctctctctgcctcccctctcAATGGCAGCTCGCGGGCGGTTAACCGAGCCCCAGTCAGGTTGCTGCCAGCTTCGTGCTGCCTCGGGATGTCTAACTGCGATTCGCTGCTCCTGCCCCCGTCTGGGAAAGACAAACTCTCGGAAAACAACGTCAGCAAACGTATCAACAGCGTTAGTTACTGACGCAACCGCTCTGTTTGCCCCGGCTATGCGTCcacctctttgtgtgtgtgtgtgtttttaagtcAGAAATTGCACAAGGACTTTGCTCCACTTCCCGATGGGGTTACTCATTGACAGACGCCATTTCTATTCCCTCCAAAACTCGACGCTGCCAATCGTTttgccccaactctctctctcgggTGGAGGGGCTGATGTACGGACGTACAGGGCGGGACGTCTCATCATCCCGACAGTCACTCCCTTCTGTGGACTGACAAAGTTCTCCTGGacagggtgggggggtgtggtggggatttAGCTGTGCGTGCCCCCCACGTTCAAAAGAGGGAATGGGAGAAATACCGGAGAGGGGGAAAATTCACAGGGGGCGGGGGGATGAATCGGATGGAACTTTCAAATAGCCGACACTGGCAAGGTGGacagaatggcttcctcctgtggatgggctgaatggcctcctgtggatgggctgaatggcctcctgtggatgggctgaatggcgtcccctGTGCTGCGTGGTTTATGAACTTGGTCCACATGTTGGTGATGTCCCAATGTCTAAGTCAATCACTTTATTTACTATTAAATACGAACTGCTACATCGGAAGTTTTCTGACATTGATTGGCAATGGGTGATCAATGATTAACGAGCAAAGCCGCTTCCAACGTCACTGGCTGTTGAATGAGCGAGGAGGGCAAAGCCCTCGGTCTCTCGCTGGGCTCCTGCGCAGTTCCACTGTTCACCACGTCACGAGTAGATCAGATCCACTGGGAACCTCGAGAAAAACAGGATCTCTCCCACAATGTGACAACAAcattgggaggagagagagagtgtgtctgaaccGAGAGAGCGCGGAGCCAGGGCtacttagaggggggggggggtgtcacagacAGAGAAAGAATTGGTCacaaagagagaaaaagagagggtcacagagaaagagggagtcacagagagagagaaagggggttaaagagaaaAAAAGATAGAGGTGATTAcagatggtgttcagggtaagatcctggcatggatagaggattggctgactggcagagagtggggataaaggggtctttttcaggatggcagccggtgactagtggtgtgcctcagaggtctgtgctgggaccacaacttttcacaatatacattaatgatctggaagaaggaactgaaggctctgttgctaagtttgcagatgatacaaagatctgtagagggacaggtagtattgagggtgcaagggggctgcagaaggatttggacaggctaggagagcgggcaaagaagtggcagatggaatacaatgtggaaaagtgtaaggttatgcactttgggaggaggaatttaggctcagactattttctaaatggggaaatgcttcggaaatcagaagcacaaagggacttgggagtccttgttcacgattctcttaaggttaacgtgcaggttcagtcggcagttaggaaggcaaatgcaatgttagcattcatgtcgagagggctagaatacaagaccaaggatgtacctctgaggctgtataaggttctggtcagaccccatttggagtattgtgagcagttccccGTATCTaacgaaggatgtgctggccttggaaagggtccagaggaggtttcacaagaatgatccctggaatgaagaacttgttgtgtgaggaacggttgatgactctgggtctgtactcgttggagtttagaaggatgaggggggagcttattgaaacttacaggctactgcgaggcctggatagagtggacgtggagaggatgtttccacttgtaggagaaactagaagcagaggacacaatctcagactaaagggacgatcctttaaaacagagatgaggaggaatttcttcagccagagggcggtgaatctgtggaactctttgccgcaggaggctgtggaggccaaatcactgagtgtctttaagacagagatagataggttcttgatcaataagggggtcaggggttatggggagaaggcaggggaatggggatgagaaaaatatcagccatgattgactggcggagcagactcgatgggccgagtggccgaattctgctcctgtgtcttatggtcttattgaatTGAATTTTAATTTGGGACGCTGCTGTGAGAGGGATTTGAACCCGTTTTGTCAGAGCGATATCCTGGGCCTCGGAATTACTGGATTACCAGGATTACTGGATTACCAGGATTACTGGATTATCAGATTACTGGATTATCAGATTACTGGATTACTAGCTAACCATCACAACACCACCTCCTGGAGATCAGAGACACCGATATGAGACACAGAAGGTGCTGAGACTGAATTGCGGAGAGCCACACGGTACATTCAGAATTTAATAAAAGTTATTTGTTGCTCCCAGGAGACCGGGACTGAAATGAATCACAAAATGAGGGAACTGGTTTGTGAACAGGTCACACAAACAACTGCAACTAAAATCAGCACATCCTTCAACGGCAATCGGAAaccaaactgacccccccagactgacccccccccccagactgacccccccccccagactgaccccccccccagactgacccccccccagactgaccccccccagactgacccccccagactgaccccccccagactgacccccccagactgaccccccccagactgacccccccagactgacccccccagactgacccccccccagactgaccccccccccagactgaccccccccagactgaccccccccccagactgacctcccccagactgacccccccagactgacccccccagactgaccccccccagactgaccccccaccagactgcccccccccagactgaccccccccagactgaccccccccagactgatcccccccagactgacccaccagactgaccccccccagactgacccccccccagactgacccccccagactgacccaccagactgaccccccccagactgacccccccccagactgaccccccccccagactgacccccctcagactgaccccccccagactgacccccccagactgacccccccccagactgacccccctccagactgccccccccagactgaccccccccagactgaccccccccagactgacccccccccccagactgacccccccccagactgaccccccccagactgacccccccagactgaccctctccagactgacccccccagactgacccccccccagactgacccccccagactgaccctctccagactgccccccccccagactgaccccccccccagactgatCCTCTCCaggctgacccccccagactgaaccCCCCCAgtttgacccccccagactgaccccccccaaactgaccgaccccagacagacccccctcagacagacccctcccagactgacacccccccagactgaccccccctcagacagacccccccagactgacccccctcagacagacCCCCCCTCAGACAGACCCCCCCCTCAGACagacccccccagactgaccccccccagactgacccccctcagacagacccccctcagacaggccccccccagactgaccccccctcaGACAggcacccccctccctcagactgatcGGAGATTCTCTCCCCCAGtatgagggtgttggggggggggggaagggggtatgtTTTGGGCTTGGAACAACAGTGAATGAAACAACACAAATGTTTATCTCCATCGCAGCTTTCAGTGAAGCATCCCACAGTGCAATAGTTGCCCTGCAGTCCACGCTTGTTTTGAGAATTCCTTGACCACTGGCGTGGGAAGAATGTCCCAGACTTGGCCTCTGGGAAAAGCTGGACAGTCGATTCGATTCCTGTCCGTCAGCACATTCTAAACCCAGCACCCGGCTGCCTGGAATTCCGACCGCAGAGTCCAGGCTGTGAGAGCCTGGATCAGAGAgtctgggagtgagggacagagtcagttgGCGATCTGGCTGCCTCGACTGCACCGGGGGAAGCGATGCACCTTGACGTGTTTCGACAAGTGGTCACTACGAGCAAATCTCTTCTCGCACACCGAGCACTCGTACGGCTTAATCCCAGAGTGTGAACGCTTGTGTCTCGAAAGTTCATCAGAGCGGGAAAACCTGCAGcacagacacaggggacagaccatCAGAGCGGCGGAGAACTCCCAGACtggtccacacccccccccccacacccccacacacacccacaccccccacacaaacccacacccccccccacacacacccacaccccccccacaccccccacacacccccacaaccccacccccacacacacaccccacacacccccacacacccccccccacacccacacccccacacacccccacacacccccccacacccacacccacacccccccacacaccccccccacacacccccacaccccccccccacacccccacatcccccacaccccacacacacacccccacacccccccacacaccccccacaccccccccacacccccaccccccacacaccccccacacccccccacacaccccccaccccccacacacaccccacacaccccccccacacccacacacccacacacacaccccccacacacccccacaccccccccacacacaccccacaccccccccacacacacccacacccccaccacacacacacacccccacacacaccccacaccccccatccccaccacacccccccccccccacacacacccacaccccccacacaccccccccaccccacccacacaccccacccacacaccccacacacacccccaccccccccccccacacacatccccacacccacaccccccacacacaccccccacacccccccacacacccacccccccacacacacccacacacacccccacaccccccccacacaccccccccacacacccccacaccccccccacacacccccacatcccccaccccacccacacacacacacacacacacacacacacacagacacacacccccacacaccccccacacacccccacacccccacacacacacccacacccacaccccacacacacccccacacaccccccccacacacacacacccacacacacaccccccacacacacccccacaccccccccacacacacccccacacccccccacacacacccacaccccacaccacacacacacacccccccacacacacccccacaccccccatccccacacacacccacaccccccccacacacacccacaccccccacacaccccccccacaccccccacacaccccccacaccccccacacaccccacccacacaccccacacacacccccaccccccccccacacacatccccacacccacaccccccacacacatccccacacccacaccccccacacacaccccccacacccccacacacacccacacacacccaccccccccacacacaccccccccccaccccccccccaccccccacacacacccccccccccccccaccccccacacacactcagacatacacatgcaaacacacattcactcaaacactctcactcactcagcatcaggaCAGGTGAGAGATCCGAAACTATCCTCACAGATGCACAGACACGTCACCGGGCACAGCTGCCGCAAGTCCACAGACATATTCAACTGCAGGGGCATCACAAACATTCCTGTCCGAACCCAATGGTTAACTTCAACTCCACATCGCAACTCCGATCAGATTCCGGATGAACCGTGTGCCCCACACCGCGGAAAACCAGGGGGGGAATTGTGGACAAATCCGCACATTCGGAAAAATCAAACATCAAATTCTCGATGAACTCAGTCGGAGACTTTCTGAAACATTCGCTCAACTTCTCTTCACAGGAGCTGCCGGGGGAACTGACACAGGGGCAAagtcaccctccctatccccaacctcctccacccctacaccctccctatcccgaacctcctccacccctacaccctccctatccccaacctcctccacccctacaccctccctatccccaacctcctccacccctacaccctccctatccccaacctcctccacccctacaccctccctatccccaacctcctccacccctacaccctccctatccccaacctcctccacccctacaccctccctatccccaacctcctccacccctacaccctccctatccccaacctcctccacccctacaccctccctatccccaacctcctccacccctacaccctccctatccccaacctcctccacccctacaccctccctatccccaacctcctccacccctacaccctccctatccccaacctcctccacccctacaccctccctatccccaacctcctccacccctacaccctccctatccccaacctcctccacccctacaccctccctatccccaacctcctccacccctacaccctccctatccccaacctcctccacccctacaccctccctatccccaacctcctccacccctacaccctccctatccccaacctcctccacccctacaccctccctatccccaacctcctccacccctacaccctccctatccccaacctcctccacccctacacccctccctatctctgtaacctcctccagcccctacaccctccctatctctgtaacctcctccagcccctacaccctccctatctctgtaacctcctccagccccctacacccctccctatctctgtaacctcgtccagccactacacccctccctatctctgtaacctcctccagcccctacacccctccctatctctgtaacctcctccagcccctacacccctccctatcactgtaacctcctccagcccctacaccctccctatctctgtaacctcctccagcccctacaccctccctatctctgtaacctcctccagcccctacacccctccctatctctgtaacctcctccagcccctacaaccctccctatctctgtaacctcctccaacccctacacccatccctatctctgtaacctcctccagcccctacaccctccctatctctgtaacctcctccagcccctacaccctccctatcactgtaacctcctccagcccctacaaccctccctatctctgtaacctcctccaacccctacacccatccctatctctgtaacctcctccagcccctacaccctccctatctctgtaacctcctccagcccctacaccctccctatcactgtaacctcctccagcccctacaaccctccctatctctgtaacctcctccaacccctacacccatccctatctctgtaacctcctccagcccctacaccctccctatctctgtaacctcctccagcccctacaaccctccctatctctgtaacctcctccaacccctacacctctccctatctctgtaacctcctccagcccctacacccctccctatccctgtaacctcctccagcccccgacacccctccctatccctgtaacctcctccagcccccgacacccctcactatctctgtaacctcctccagcctctacacccctccctatctctgtaacctcctccagcccctatacccctccctatccctgtaacctcctccagctcctacaatcctccctatctctgtaacctcctccagtctctacacccctccctatctctgtaacctcctccagcccctacacccctccctatctctgtaacctcctccaacctctatacccctccctatccctgtaacctcctccagctcctacaaccctccctatctctgtgacctcctccagcccctacacccctccctatctctgtaacctcctccagcccctacaccctccctatctctgtaacctcctccagtctctacacccctccctatctctgtaacctcctccagcccctacaccccctccctatctctgtaacctcctccagtcacctacacccctccctatctctgtaacctcctccagcccctccacccctccctatctctgtaacctactccagcccctacaaccctccctatctctgaaacctcctccagtcacctacacccctccctatctctgtaacctcctccagcccctacacccctccctatctctgtaacctcctccaatccctacacccctccctatctctgtaatctcccccagctccctacacccctccctatctctgtaacctcctccagcccctacacccctccctatctctgtaacctcctccagccctccacccctccttatctctgtaacctgctccaggggTCAGGTAGCtgttgggagggggggcaggggtggttCTGGTAGCTGGGGGGGGTCAGatggctgggggcaggggtcagATGGCTGGGGGCACGGGTCAGATGGCTGGGGGGCAGGGGTCAGATggctggggggcagggggcagatggctggggggcaggggtcagatggctgggggtcaggggtcagatggctggggggcaggggtcaggtggctggggggcaggggtcaggtggctgggggggcaggggtcagatggctggtgggcaggggtcagatggctggggggcaagggtcaggtggctgggggcaggggtcaggtggctgggggcaggggtcagatggctggggggcaggggtcagatggctggggggcaggggtcagatggctgggggcaggggtcagatggctgggggagcaggggtcaggtggctggggtcagatggctggggggcaggggtcaggtggctgggggcaggggtcaggtggctgggggcaggaaggtggctgggggcaggggtcaggtggctgggggcaggggtcaggtggctgggggcaggggtcaggtggctggggtcagatggctggggggcagggggcagatggctggggggcaggggtcagatggctgggggagcaggggtcaggtggctggggtcagatggctggggggcaggggtcaggtggctgggggcaggggtcaggtggctgggggcaggaaggtggctgggggcaggggtcaggtggctgggggcaggggtcaggtggctggggtcagatggctggggggcagggggcagatggctggggggctggggtcAGATGGCTGGGGGGCAGGGGTCAGATGGCTGGGGGGCAGGGGTCAGGTGGCTGGGGGGCAGGGTTCAGATGGCTGGGGGGCAGGGGTCAGATGGCTGGGGGGCAGGGGTcaggtggctgggggcaggggtcaggtggctgggggcaggggtcagatggctggggggcaggggtcagatggctgggggcaggggtcagatggctgggggagcaggggtcAGGTGGCTGGGGTCAGATGGCTGGGGGGCAGGGGTCAGGTGGCTGGGGTCAGATGGCTGGGCGGCAGGGGTcaggtggctgggggcaggggtcaggtggctgggggcaggggtcagatggctggggggcaggggtcaggtggctggggggcaggggtcagatggctgggggcaggggtcagatggtggggggcaggggtcagatggctgggggcaggggtcagatggtggggggcaggggtcagatggctgggggcaggggtcagatggtggggggcaggggtcagatggctggggggcaggggtcaggtggctgggggcaggggtcaggtggctgggggcagggttcaggtggctgggggcaggggtcagGTGGCTGGGGTCAGATGGCTGGGCGGCAGGGGTCAGGTGGCTGGGGGTCAGGGGTCAGATGGCAATGTTTTAAGCGTGTTTAAGGTGCTATAGGAATGCAGGTTGTTGTGTGGTCTTCACTCACCGCCAATGGCAGCCGGGCCAGGTACAAGCGAAGGGTTTCTCCCCGGTGTGTCGCCTGTTGTGGGCCTTCAGGTGGCTGCTCTTGCGGTAGATCTTATTGCAGCCGGGGTGGGCACACTTGTGGACCTTCAGGGCCTCCGTGGCCGTCCCAGCTGCCGCCTTGTTCGGTGTTTCGCGCGGGCCCTGGGCCGAGAGCTTGGCTGCGATGCGGACAAACTGGCGAGGGGCTACGGAGGGGGAGGCCTGGGGCACCAGCGTGTACGTCTGTCCCTGGACGCTAagcaggagctgggggaggagcccaCGGCCCTCCCTCACACAttgcagctgcagcaggaggcca contains these protein-coding regions:
- the LOC140399469 gene encoding Krueppel-like factor 15 — encoded protein: MFYYSSQGLDSRLQDSPASWLWEYDSDSSSHSVPEPNCSLHCQSFMDYLLSQAAGSEQSDADPHLHDLQSGADPHLPDLQPRPCRNFQPTLDEIEEFLLEKRSLALKGESSESADWPPRLGGDGSGVQGLRVGESEECRAGGQDPAGSPGPSGLLLQLQCVREGRGLLPQLLLSVQGQTYTLVPQASPSVAPRQFVRIAAKLSAQGPRETPNKAAAGTATEALKVHKCAHPGCNKIYRKSSHLKAHNRRHTGEKPFACTWPGCHWRFSRSDELSRHKRSHSGIKPYECSVCEKRFARSDHLSKHVKVHRFPRCSRGSQIAN